In Panulirus ornatus isolate Po-2019 chromosome 30, ASM3632096v1, whole genome shotgun sequence, a single genomic region encodes these proteins:
- the LOC139758426 gene encoding uncharacterized protein, with product MSTLGHHMTIHAVEEPYECPKCQKTFSRRPYLMKHMKVHTEEKPYECSHCQKTFSHKYNLVTHMRVHTGEKPYECSLCQKTFSQKGNLVQHMTVHTGEKPYECPQCQKTFSRRSYLVHHMTVQNGEKPYECSYCQKAFMYRSNLENHMRVHTREKPYECSQCQMTFSHSSNLYGHMKVHTKEKPYECSHCQKTFSRKRNLAAHIKVHTGEKPYGCSYCNKTFPERCYLVRHIGVHTGEKLFKCTDCQKTFCRRGSLVKHMKVHTREKSYECSHCQKTFSQRSNLESHVKVHLGGSHMNVHFAMSHSPLVLL from the coding sequence ATGAGTACTTTAGGGCACCACATGACTATACATGCAGTAGAAGAGCCATATGAATGTCCAAAGTGCCAAAAAACCTTTTCCCGTAGGCCATATTTAATGAAGCACATGAAAGTTCATACagaagagaagccatatgaatgttcacattgccagaaGACATTTTCCCACAAGTATAATTTAGTCACACATATgagagttcatacaggagagaagccatatgaatgttcactttGCCAAAAGACATTCTCCCAGAAGGGTAATTTAGTGCAGCATATGACTgtccatacaggagagaaaccatatgaatgtccacagtgccaaaagactttcTCCAGGAGGAGTTATTTAGTGCATCACATGACTGTTCAAAATGGTGAaaagccatatgagtgttcatATTGCCAGAAGGCTTTTATGTATAGGAGTAATTTAGAAAACCACATGAGAGTTCATACacgagagaagccatatgaatgttctcaGTGCCAAATGACCTTCTCTCATAGTAGTAATCTATATGGGCACATGAAAGTTCATACaaaagagaagccatatgaatgttcacattgccaaaagaccttctcccggAAGAGAAATTTAGCAGCACACATTaaagttcatacaggagagaagccatatggaTGCTCATATTGCAATAAAACCTTCCCAGAAAGATGTTACCTAGTTAGGCACATAGGagttcatactggagagaagcttTTTAAATGTACAGATTGCCAAAAGACATTTTGCCGGAGGGGTAGTCTAGTGAAGCACATGAAAGTTCATACGAGAGAGAAAtcttatgaatgttcacattgccaaaagacattctcTCAGAGGAGTAATTTAGAGTCACATGTGAAAGTTCATTTGGGaggaagccatatgaatgttcactttGCCATGAGTCATTCTCCCTTAGTGCTACTTTAG